One stretch of Miscanthus floridulus cultivar M001 chromosome 18, ASM1932011v1, whole genome shotgun sequence DNA includes these proteins:
- the LOC136524271 gene encoding uncharacterized protein has translation MADREDVAPGGRSRIRPWQPIARASVVLYPASRHPRRLISAVLASRVAPGSSGALRTQQQHRRAAADRRRGSGGARGAEQHRRRAELRVAREQRIAKYKMDRSWIFGAPFTPAYVKGVEEFMQFVSERYPKDSQILCPCSRCLNQKMQSQHDASDHIHIYGMSATYTRWIHHGESADTEVVENLEQQVKGRDHDFGIHVDVADDDYDEDHGVLEMIGELYAAAEAEGQQPMFARVLEDAKKSLSPGSRHSKFSFLVRMLYIKSHYRIGNTAFSTMIKLLSEGYPQSELPKSYDEAKKYLRELGLGCENIHVCPNNCVLFWKRYAKDNVCPVCKASRWQHETGTKRVPHKVLRHFPLLPRLKRIFASKRTSEETQWHQKKRTPVNNIMSHLADGEAWKDFNRREKTFASDPRNLRLALATDGFNPFGNMSTQYSPKSLGKDFDVFLEPLIEDLIDLWKGVRTFDACTGKKFDLRAAVLWCIHDYPALSTLSGRTTKGYYACIHCDKDPLSRGHAWRRSLAFDGKRENKDEPGKFTLEEVLEELEKVKDVRPGKHPDITGNKRKRNEGPRIYSRKVGLWRLPYWQHLKLPHNLDVMHIEKNICENILGTLLNVQGKTKDTTNARLDLYDMGIRPEFHLQQHGNSVIAPPSPYVLGKDQKITFCKFLKGIKFPDGYAANLVRYITADGSKIQGKLKTHSCHILLQRIIPTGLRGLVRKDVYEAVAESRTFFRELCSRNLRIDVVKWLK, from the exons ATGGCTGATCGCGAGGACGTCGCACCTGGCGGCCGATCGCGTATACGTCCCTGGCAGCCAATCGCGAGGGCGTCCGTGGTCCTATACCCAGCGTCGAGGCATCCCCGGCGACTTATCAGCGCCGTGCTGGCGAGTAGAGTGGCGCCGGGTAGCAGCGGCGCGCTTAGGACACAACAGCAGCATCGGCGAGCAGCTGCAGATCGGCGccggggcagcggcggcgcgcgtgGGGCAGAGCAGCACCGTCGGCGAGCAGAGCTGCGCGTGGCGCGTGAGCAGAGGATCGCCAAGTACAAG ATGGATAGAAGCTGGATTTTTGGGGCACCATTCACACCTGCATATGTgaaaggagttgaagagttcatgcAATTTGTTAGTGAAAGATACCCCAAAGACAGCCAGATACTTTGCCCATGCAGCAGATGTCTAAATCAAAAAATGCAGTCTCAGCATGATGCAAGTGACCATATACACATTTATGGAATGTCAGCTACGTACAccaggtggattcatcatggggagtCGGCGGATACTGAAGTGGTTGAGAATTTGGAGCAGCAGGTCAAAGGAAGGGATCATGACTTTGGGATACATGTGGATGTGGCCGATGATGACTATGATGAGGATCACGGAGTACTAGAGATGATAGGAGAGCTGTATGCTGCGGCAGAGGCAGAGGGACAACAACCAATGTTTGCAAGAGTCCTTGAGGATGCGAAGAAGTCACTTAGCCCAGGATCTAGGCACTCAAAATTCTCTTTTCTGGTGAGGATGTTGTATATCAAGTCTCATTATCGAATTGGGAATACAGCATTTtccacgatgatcaagttgttgTCAGAAGGATACCCTCAGAGTGAGTTGCCAAAATCATATGATGAGGCCAAGAAATATCTTAGAGAATTGGGTCTTGGCTGTGAAAACATCCATGTGTGCCCAAACAATTGTGTGTTGTTTTGGAAGAGGTATGCTAAAGACAATGTGTGTCCAGTATGCAAGGCATCTAGATGGCAACATGAAACTGGGACCAAGAGGGTTCCACACAAGGTATTGAGGCATTTTCCACTTTTGCCAAGGTTGAAAAGAATTTTTGCTTCAAAGCGAACTTCTGAGGAAACACAATGGCACCAAAAAAAGAGGACGCCAGTCAACAATATAATGAGCCATCTAGCTGATGGGGAAGCATGGAAGGATTTCAACAGGAGAGAAAAAACCTTTGCATCCGACCCGAGGAACCTGAGGCTTGCCTTAGCTACCGATggattcaatccatttggcaacatGAGTACCCAGTACA GTCCAAAGTCTCtaggaaaggattttgatgtGTTCCTTGAGCCCCTAATTGAAGACCTGATCGATCTATGGAAGGGTGTCCGCACCTTCGATGCATGTACTGGTAAGAAGTTTGACCTTCGCGCTGCCGTGCTGTGGTGTATACATGATTATCCAGCACTGAGCACGTTATCAGGGCGAACAACAAAAGGTTATTATGCATGTATTCATTGCGACAAGGATCCGTTGTCTCGG GGACATGCATGGCGAAGAAGCTTGGCTTTCGATGGTAAGCGTGAAAACAAAGATGAGCCAGGCAAGTTCActttggaggaggtcctagaggagctagagaaggtgaaagatgtcagGCCAGGGAAGCATCCTGACATTACTGGGAATAAAAGGAAGCGTAATGAGGGTCCAAGGATTTATAGCCGCAAAGTTGGGTTGTGGAGATTGCCATACTGGCAACATCTAAAGCTTCCACATAATCTCGATGTGATGCACATAgagaaaaacatatgtgaaaacattcttgGCACATTACTCAATGTACAGGGCAAGACCAAGGACACAACCAATGCTAGGCTAGATTTGTATGATATGGGCATAAGACCTGAATTTCACTTGCAGCAGCATGGCAACTCAGTCATTGCTCCACCTTCTCCGTATGTCTTGGGGAAGGATCAGAAAATCACGTTCTGCAAGTTTCTCAAAGGTATCAAGTTTCCTGATGGATATGCAGCTAACCTAGTAAGATACATAACTGCAGATGGTTCGAAGATCCAGGGAAAGCTAAAAACACATTCTTGCCACATACTCCTACAAAGAATCATACCTACTGGCCTAAGAGGACTGGTGAGGAAGGATGTATATGAAGCAGTTGCAGAGAGCAGGACCTTCTTCAGGGAACTATGCAGTAGAAATCTACGGATTGATGTTGTGAAATGGCTGAAATAA